In Achromobacter spanius, the following proteins share a genomic window:
- a CDS encoding LysR family transcriptional regulator — MAKENLNDLQTFVAVAQARSFTRAAAQLGLSRSALSHAMLALEARLGVRLLTRTTRSVSTTEAGQRLLSVLSPHFNEIEQELASLTAMRDKPAGTVRITTHDHAIKTVLWPRLLPLLQQYPDIQVEFSVDYGFTDIAANQFDAGVRSGNRIDKDMIAVRIAPDFRMAVAASPAYLAGKRPPSTPQELTDHCCVNLRLPTHGGLYAWDFAKGGKALSVRVAGQTIFNNTFLMLQAALDGMGLAYVPYDLVQPYVEQGRLVPVLEDWWPVLPGYHLYYANRRQISPALALVIEALRYRPDALKKRSRD, encoded by the coding sequence ATGGCTAAAGAAAATCTGAACGACCTTCAAACCTTCGTGGCTGTTGCGCAGGCGCGAAGCTTCACGCGCGCGGCGGCGCAACTGGGCTTGTCGCGCTCGGCACTAAGCCACGCAATGCTGGCGCTGGAAGCGCGCTTGGGCGTGCGCCTGCTCACCCGAACCACGCGGAGCGTGTCAACGACCGAAGCCGGGCAAAGACTGCTAAGCGTGTTGAGCCCCCACTTCAACGAGATCGAACAAGAACTCGCGTCGCTCACCGCCATGCGCGACAAGCCGGCCGGCACGGTCCGAATCACCACCCATGACCACGCCATCAAGACGGTGCTCTGGCCGCGTCTGTTGCCGTTGTTGCAGCAGTATCCCGACATCCAGGTCGAATTCAGTGTGGACTATGGGTTCACCGACATCGCGGCAAACCAGTTCGACGCCGGCGTACGCAGCGGAAATCGCATCGACAAAGACATGATCGCGGTACGCATCGCCCCCGATTTTCGGATGGCGGTCGCGGCCTCGCCCGCTTATCTGGCCGGCAAGCGTCCGCCCAGCACCCCGCAAGAATTGACGGACCATTGCTGCGTCAATCTACGGCTGCCCACGCATGGAGGCCTGTACGCCTGGGATTTTGCAAAAGGCGGGAAGGCGCTGAGCGTCCGGGTGGCGGGCCAGACGATCTTCAACAACACCTTTCTGATGCTCCAGGCCGCGCTCGATGGCATGGGCCTGGCCTATGTGCCCTATGACCTGGTGCAGCCCTATGTGGAACAGGGCCGCCTGGTGCCCGTGCTGGAAGACTGGTGGCCGGTGCTGCCTGGCTACCATCTCTACTATGCCAACCGGCGACAGATCTCCCCGGCCTTGGCGCTGGTCATCGAAGCCCTGCGGTATCGGCCGGATGCGCTGAAAAAGCGCAGCAGAGACTAG
- a CDS encoding (R)-mandelonitrile lyase, with the protein MKTQIPTIAACAAVLQMASANAAEPKAETYTATQAITRAGEQASIAGPSETFTGRVRVDPVWPNDENINASGALVTFEPGARSAWHTHPAGQRLVVTSGVGLTQEWGKPVEVIRPGDVVWCPPGVKHWHGAAQSTAMTHMAVTATVDGKNVNWMEKVSDEQYDAR; encoded by the coding sequence ATGAAAACCCAGATCCCGACAATCGCTGCTTGCGCCGCGGTCTTGCAGATGGCGAGCGCCAATGCCGCTGAGCCGAAAGCTGAAACCTACACCGCAACCCAGGCGATCACACGCGCGGGCGAGCAAGCGTCAATCGCTGGCCCCAGCGAAACCTTCACGGGCCGGGTGCGGGTAGACCCGGTCTGGCCGAACGACGAGAACATCAATGCCTCGGGGGCGCTTGTCACCTTTGAACCCGGCGCGCGTTCAGCCTGGCACACCCATCCTGCGGGACAGCGCCTGGTGGTGACGTCGGGTGTGGGTCTGACCCAGGAGTGGGGCAAGCCCGTAGAAGTCATTCGCCCCGGCGATGTCGTTTGGTGCCCACCGGGCGTGAAGCACTGGCACGGCGCCGCACAAAGCACCGCCATGACCCATATGGCAGTCACCGCGACCGTGGATGGAAAGAACGTCAACTGGATGGAGAAGGTCAGCGATGAACAATACGACGCCCGTTAA
- a CDS encoding LysR family transcriptional regulator has product MVRRNLNDLLSFVTVAREGSFTRAAALLGVTQSALSQAISGLEARLDIRLLTRTTRSVSPTAAGERLLQAIGHRFDEIEAELDELSELRDKPAGTVRITCGDHVLKTTLLPKIAPLLRKYPDINVEFDVNYGFRDIVADRFDAGVRMGDTIDRDMIAMPISPRLRMAAVATPDYFARHAKPKRPEDLTKHRCINIRFPTHGGLYVWEFERKGKQLNVRVDGQATLNSTPHIVQAALEGLGIAFLPEEEFAPHIDEGRLVRVLEDWCAPFDGYYLYYPSRRQPSPAFSLVLDALRSQEPPAKKRR; this is encoded by the coding sequence ATGGTCAGACGAAACCTTAACGATCTCCTCTCATTCGTGACCGTGGCGCGGGAAGGCAGCTTCACGCGCGCGGCCGCGTTGCTGGGAGTGACCCAATCGGCGCTAAGCCAAGCCATCAGCGGCCTGGAAGCCCGGTTGGACATCCGCCTGCTGACGCGCACCACGCGCAGCGTGTCGCCCACCGCCGCCGGGGAAAGGCTGTTGCAGGCCATCGGGCATCGCTTTGACGAGATCGAAGCGGAACTGGATGAATTGTCGGAACTGCGCGACAAGCCGGCAGGCACGGTCCGCATCACCTGCGGCGACCATGTGCTGAAAACCACGCTGCTGCCGAAAATTGCGCCGCTGCTGCGCAAGTATCCGGACATCAACGTGGAGTTCGACGTCAACTACGGATTCCGGGACATCGTCGCGGACCGCTTTGACGCGGGCGTGCGCATGGGTGACACCATTGACCGGGACATGATCGCAATGCCGATCAGCCCCAGATTGCGTATGGCCGCCGTCGCCACGCCGGACTACTTCGCCAGGCATGCCAAGCCGAAGCGCCCGGAGGATCTGACCAAGCACCGTTGCATCAACATCCGCTTCCCCACGCATGGCGGGTTGTACGTCTGGGAGTTTGAGCGCAAGGGCAAGCAGTTGAACGTTCGCGTCGATGGGCAAGCCACGCTGAACAGCACCCCGCACATTGTTCAGGCAGCGCTGGAAGGCCTGGGCATTGCCTTCCTGCCCGAGGAAGAATTCGCGCCCCACATCGACGAGGGGCGTCTTGTACGGGTGCTGGAGGACTGGTGCGCGCCTTTCGACGGCTACTACCTTTATTACCCCAGCCGGCGGCAGCCGTCTCCGGCGTTTTCCCTGGTGCTTGATGCGCTGCGTTCGCAAGAGCCGCCAGCAAAGAAGCGGCGGTGA
- a CDS encoding alpha/beta hydrolase, which yields MNDRHRTSSTDLFIHGELAHSRNFSETAYAAAAQPKELMSIPGATHIDLYDRLDVIPFDKLAAFFTQHLACT from the coding sequence ATGAACGACAGACATCGAACCAGCAGTACCGATTTGTTCATCCATGGCGAATTGGCCCACTCCCGCAACTTCAGCGAAACCGCCTATGCGGCTGCCGCCCAGCCGAAAGAGCTGATGAGCATTCCGGGCGCCACGCACATTGATTTGTACGACCGGCTGGATGTGATTCCGTTCGACAAGCTGGCGGCATTCTTCACGCAGCACTTGGCTTGCACATGA
- a CDS encoding type II toxin-antitoxin system HipA family toxin encodes MLEQVNVFYEGWGERWLWGTLASTTTLTGRPTIVFEYSNDARQRGLELSSYTLPLEGPQLRRGFPAHQLDLPGPVYDSLPDGWGMLLMDRMFRRRSLSTARIGPLERLGYIGSNAMGAMKFEPVAPEGQEPKVHIPLEVLAADVQQVLQGEGGEFLETLLLVGGAPQGARPKALVYRNPETDGFTTAVTPGFEAWLIKFPAKEEHPEVCAIEMVYAECLRMCGIETPDTRYFSLPGGSAAFASKRFDRQDGLRVPMQSLAAFTGANYRTPGVLDYVNFFRATQMCTNDVRQMAMAFERAVFNVAFHNRDDHPKNFAYLMSQAGHWRLAPAYDVTFCEGPGGYHQMDVMGEALAISRAQMLRLANEAEVPQDFAGKMIDRICDVASQFAILADDLYPQLITRDTLRTIQHCIDQNVARLRQDQPGRGRR; translated from the coding sequence ATGCTTGAGCAAGTGAACGTCTTCTATGAAGGCTGGGGTGAGCGATGGCTTTGGGGCACCCTGGCCTCTACAACCACCCTGACCGGTCGCCCAACGATCGTCTTCGAGTACAGCAACGACGCCAGGCAAAGGGGCTTGGAGCTGTCCTCTTACACCCTGCCGTTAGAGGGGCCCCAGTTGCGCCGAGGTTTTCCAGCCCACCAGCTGGACTTGCCAGGCCCTGTCTATGACTCGTTGCCGGACGGATGGGGCATGTTGCTGATGGACCGAATGTTCAGGCGACGCAGCCTGTCCACGGCTCGCATAGGCCCGCTGGAACGACTGGGCTACATCGGTAGCAATGCGATGGGCGCCATGAAGTTTGAACCCGTTGCACCAGAAGGACAGGAACCGAAAGTCCACATCCCGCTTGAAGTGCTAGCCGCCGACGTGCAGCAAGTGCTCCAAGGGGAAGGCGGCGAGTTCCTGGAAACATTGCTGCTGGTGGGCGGCGCGCCTCAAGGTGCAAGGCCTAAGGCCCTGGTCTATCGGAATCCCGAAACGGATGGGTTTACCACTGCCGTCACACCGGGATTTGAAGCGTGGTTGATCAAGTTTCCCGCCAAAGAAGAACATCCCGAGGTCTGCGCGATCGAAATGGTCTACGCCGAGTGCCTGCGCATGTGTGGCATCGAGACGCCGGACACGCGGTACTTCAGTCTGCCTGGGGGGTCGGCGGCGTTTGCCAGCAAGCGTTTTGACCGACAAGACGGGCTGCGCGTACCCATGCAGAGCCTCGCCGCCTTTACGGGCGCCAATTACCGCACTCCGGGGGTGTTGGACTACGTCAACTTCTTTCGGGCGACGCAGATGTGTACCAACGACGTGCGACAGATGGCAATGGCTTTCGAGCGCGCAGTCTTCAATGTCGCATTCCACAACAGGGACGATCACCCCAAGAACTTTGCCTACCTCATGTCGCAAGCGGGTCACTGGAGGCTGGCGCCCGCTTACGACGTGACGTTCTGCGAGGGGCCTGGTGGATATCATCAGATGGACGTGATGGGCGAGGCGCTGGCGATTTCCCGCGCGCAGATGCTCAGGCTTGCCAACGAGGCCGAAGTGCCACAGGACTTTGCCGGAAAAATGATTGACCGCATTTGCGATGTGGCAAGCCAGTTCGCCATTCTTGCCGACGACCTCTACCCACAGCTCATTACTCGTGACACCTTGCGCACGATCCAACACTGCATCGATCAGAACGTAGCCCGGCTACGC
- a CDS encoding helix-turn-helix domain-containing protein produces the protein MLDLRFSTPSEIVKRLCQRLRTERLASGMTQADLAGRAGIATNTVSNLETGRNVGFENVVRVAMALGRAKELEGLFLPKLNSIEDIRRYESSADRLRAKRNPGNA, from the coding sequence ATGTTGGATTTAAGGTTCAGCACGCCGAGCGAGATCGTCAAGCGTCTCTGCCAACGTTTGCGCACTGAGCGTCTGGCGTCGGGCATGACACAAGCCGACTTGGCCGGGCGAGCCGGCATTGCCACCAACACCGTGTCCAACCTGGAAACCGGGCGCAATGTCGGGTTCGAGAACGTGGTCCGGGTGGCGATGGCCCTTGGTCGGGCCAAAGAACTTGAGGGCCTGTTCCTGCCCAAGTTGAACAGCATCGAAGACATTCGGCGCTACGAAAGCAGCGCGGATCGTCTCCGTGCGAAAAGGAACCCCGGCAATGCTTGA
- a CDS encoding carboxymuconolactone decarboxylase family protein — MNPAPASAPTPSETLNARQQAIVPIAAFAAAGDMAKLNIALNQGLDNGMTVSDAREILVQLYAYAGFPRSLNALSELMKVLDARKQRGIQDAPGNAPTRPIPKGDALLAAGTANQTKLSGGPVEGPLFDFAPVANEYLRNHLFGDIFERDNLDWQSRELATVSMLSALPGAESQLQAHMRISMNVGLTANQLRQLGQVLATGVDAEMGRRASEALTRQLAAKAAK; from the coding sequence ATGAACCCCGCACCGGCCAGCGCGCCCACCCCTTCCGAAACGCTCAACGCCCGCCAGCAGGCCATCGTGCCGATCGCCGCCTTTGCGGCGGCAGGCGACATGGCCAAGCTGAATATCGCGCTGAACCAAGGCCTGGACAACGGCATGACGGTAAGCGACGCCCGCGAGATCCTGGTGCAGTTGTATGCCTATGCCGGCTTTCCCCGCAGCCTGAACGCGCTGAGCGAACTGATGAAGGTGCTGGACGCTCGCAAGCAACGAGGCATCCAGGATGCGCCCGGCAATGCACCCACGCGCCCCATTCCGAAGGGGGATGCACTGCTGGCGGCAGGCACGGCCAACCAGACCAAGCTGTCGGGCGGGCCGGTGGAAGGGCCGCTATTCGACTTCGCGCCCGTCGCCAACGAATACCTGCGCAACCACTTGTTCGGCGATATCTTCGAGCGCGACAACCTCGATTGGCAGAGTCGCGAGTTGGCCACCGTCAGCATGCTGTCCGCGTTGCCTGGCGCCGAATCGCAATTGCAGGCGCACATGCGCATAAGCATGAACGTCGGCCTGACGGCGAACCAGTTGCGTCAGCTTGGCCAAGTGCTGGCGACGGGTGTGGATGCCGAGATGGGGCGTCGAGCAAGTGAAGCGTTGACGCGTCAACTGGCGGCCAAAGCGGCGAAGTGA